The Bdellovibrio bacteriovorus W nucleotide sequence TGCATACTTGGAGTGGTTTTTCCATAATGTAAATCATCTAGAAGATGTTCTTTTACTTCCTTCAGATCAATGATTTCTACGTCTTCGCCAAGAGTCTTATAGATCTTTTGGATATTCTCAGAAATCTTCAGCGTATTTGAATTCGGGCGATCAGTACCCGCGATAATGTACTTCATTGATAATTCTCCTAGACAGCTCCTATACCTTTCGCTGTAATAAAACTCAAGGTAGTTCTCTATGTTAAGAATACCTGAGCTTCATTCACTGTGAATGTTTTTAGTTTTTTCAAGGGTGTTGCGATGTCTGCTCAAAAAATTTGGTTTGTTTTAAATGCCGGTCAAGTGACTGGCCCCTTTGATTCAAATGAAATTGAACACCAAGAGAACTTACTTGGTCAGGCACAGATTTGGGGTCGAGGACAAACAGAGTGGGTTAGCTACGATAAGTGGAAGAAAAACCTGCAATCTACCCAACAAATTCTCCCTGTTAAACAAGCAACTCCTACTCTCTGGAAATTGAGAGTGGAAGGCAGAGAAAGAGAAACTCTACCTTACGATCAACTGATTAAGTTTTTAAAATCCAACACAGACTATGCAGTCATCGACGTATCCCCTGAAGGCAGTGATGCTTGGACAGAGGTTTTTGGAGTCCCGCGCATCGTTGAAGACTTAGGAATTACTCGCAGATCTCACCCTCGCGTCCCTATCGTGGGTATTCTTAAATGCGAAGGTGCAAACGGCCCATTCCAGTGTCGCGTGATCTCTATCAGCGAAGGCGGTCTTGGCGTGAACGATGCCATCAATCTCAGCATTGGCATGAAGTTCACAGGAACCCTAGAAAGTCCCAATTTATTTTCTAAAATAGCTTCTACATTTGAAGTGGTCTATGTCGGAAAAGATGGTTATGCCGGCCTACGATTTGTTGGTATCGCTGATGAGTCTAAAAACTCCATCATCGAATACGTGCGGAAGTTCACTTCTTAGCATTAACAACGACTTTCCGAATCGCCAACCCCTGATAGAGCTTAGATCCGCGACTAGCTGTCCTTATTGCTTTCTTAGATTTTTCTTCTGAGTGGCTTTTTGTTTTGAGCTTTTGTCTTTAATGCGAAAAAAACTTATCCTCTTTTAAAGCTTCCACGCAGCCCTAGTGTGGAGTTCCGTTTACCTTGAAAACCATCACGAATTATGAGTTCATAAGCGTTTTCTGTGAGGGCTCTTTTGAGTGCTCCTCGACAGGCGTAGGTTGAAAATAAGCAGTTTTCTTGGGAGGACTCTTTCAAGAGACGCTTTAGAAATTCTTCTTCCCATAGGTGCGGGGATGTCTTTGAACTGAAAGCATCGTACATGATTCCGCTATAGGTCTGCGTGAATACGGAATCCTGCAAAAGCGCCCCTTGAATGTCATTTACAGATTTAAAGTGAAACTTTAAAAAGTTTTTCAAATCCTCGCTAGATAGACTTGTTCCCTGAATAATATAACTTAGAAGAAGATCATAAACACCTTGAACTTCGGGGTGTAAATCCACCTGTCCATAGAGCCATGCCATAAAAAACTCTTTTAACTCAGGGACACTTTCATAACTTGTAATACGCTTGATGTCCTGGGGAGCTTTACCTAACTGAAGGCTTTCTTTAGCAATGCACAGCTCAATGTATCCCAAGCCCAATCCGACAACTAAAAAACTTGGATTCTTCGTATTTTTAAGGACTTCTAATATCGGCTGAGAATAAATGATTTGTGTCTCTGCATTCGCCCCGCCGGAGTGATGCATGGACTCCCCTTTATATGTCGTAGGATCGACGGACTGTAAAAGTCTCAAGCTGGGGCTGCCATCCGCAGTAATTTCGATTTCAAAGCCGATATCTCTCCAGGTTTTCATAGCTGCGACTTCCCTCATTGACTTCACGCGAAAGAAACTTGTACATATCCATCATGGAAAAAGGTTGGTTAGGTCTCCCCTATCACACAATAGCAGAACACTACAATAAACTCTTTGGCGAGAAGGTCTATAAGATTCCCGTTGCCGTGGTTGATGATTGTCCAAACCGTCGCGGCCTTAAGGGAATGCAGACTTGCGTATTTTGTGATGTCTGGGGATCTGCTGCCAATGCAGAATCCTTAACGATGGAGCTTCGTCAGCAGATCGAAACCTTCCATGGTCGCATTAGTAAACGCTATAATGCCAAAGCCTTTCTAATCTACTTTCAAGCCTATACAAACACTTTCACCAAGGTCTCAGCTCTGAGACATAACTTCGACGTGGCATTAAGCTATCCTTGGGTGAAAGGCTTCACGGTCGGCACACGCCCAGACTGTCTTTCAAAGTCCGTTTTGGATTTGTGGCAAGAGTATCACGAGAAAAGTTTCGTGGCCGTAGAGTTAGGTGTACAGAGTTTCAACGATAAACAACTTGAATTCATGCGCAGAGGTCACACAGCAGAGGACTCCATCAAAGCTGTTCATAAGATTGCTGAGAGCACAAAGGTCGATTTAGGAATTCATTTGATCTTCGGAAACCCCGGCGAAACTGATGAGCAAATCATTGAAACAGCTAAGATTGTGAACGACTTGCCGATCACAAACGTGAAGCTTCACAATCTTCATGTGTTAACGCAAACTCCCCTGGAAGAGATTTACCATAGGGGTGAATTCGATCCCATCGACTTTGAAACCTATGCGCGCAGAGTGGAGCTTTTCATTCAACACCTCAACCCTCGCTTTGCCCTTCATCGCTTGGCAGCCTTTGCTCCGCGAGAAGAAGAGTTAGTTGCTCCTGCATGGACCGGCGATAAAATGCGCACACATCAGGGTATTATTGACTATATACGGAGCCATTCTGCTTATCAGTCGCAGTTTTTTGCACCTCA carries:
- a CDS encoding hypothetical protein (COG4121 Uncharacterized conserved protein), with protein sequence MKTWRDIGFEIEITADGSPSLRLLQSVDPTTYKGESMHHSGGANAETQIIYSQPILEVLKNTKNPSFLVVGLGLGYIELCIAKESLQLGKAPQDIKRITSYESVPELKEFFMAWLYGQVDLHPEVQGVYDLLLSYIIQGTSLSSEDLKNFLKFHFKSVNDIQGALLQDSVFTQTYSGIMYDAFSSKTSPHLWEEEFLKRLLKESSQENCLFSTYACRGALKRALTENAYELIIRDGFQGKRNSTLGLRGSFKRG
- a CDS encoding putative Fe-S oxidoreductase (COG1242 Predicted Fe-S oxidoreductase), which encodes MEKGWLGLPYHTIAEHYNKLFGEKVYKIPVAVVDDCPNRRGLKGMQTCVFCDVWGSAANAESLTMELRQQIETFHGRISKRYNAKAFLIYFQAYTNTFTKVSALRHNFDVALSYPWVKGFTVGTRPDCLSKSVLDLWQEYHEKSFVAVELGVQSFNDKQLEFMRRGHTAEDSIKAVHKIAESTKVDLGIHLIFGNPGETDEQIIETAKIVNDLPITNVKLHNLHVLTQTPLEEIYHRGEFDPIDFETYARRVELFIQHLNPRFALHRLAAFAPREEELVAPAWTGDKMRTHQGIIDYIRSHSAYQSQFFAPQSQEESLAQEFLRRKSIPLAEL